From Microlunatus capsulatus, a single genomic window includes:
- a CDS encoding Mur ligase family protein produces MPPSALVEVRLLVGPNLYFPRPAAKLTLDVSHLLGLGVDDARAVAAALGLPGSRPGPPRSSFRQRSVARWVARLVRRLAAEAGVSRLAVRSRPGTVTEELVVAYPWRSSGRAEALGGAVAAVLDALADGTDPGQLDPVLARAGAAVRDAPRGRGPALLRPQVPVVAVTGTNGKTTTSRMIGHVAQRAGWSVGWSSTDGVYLDGVLVEAGDFSGPSGAGQVLRHPGVQLAVTETARGGILRRGVGVAWNDVSVVTNISADHLGVDGIDTLDQLAEVKAVITKITRPGGWCVLNADDPRTFAMRTGTRAGVWVFSRDPDSPSGRAVLDAGGRVTTVLDGWVAVLRPSADPLAVVEVADVPMTLAGLSRVNVENALAVASATLALGFTPEQVADGLRSFRPGEDNPGRMNLWTLPRPAGGSATVVVDLAHNEAGLEALLEIMAGVARPGARLLLGVGTAGDRGDDILVRLGEIAAVGADVVEVARKSEYLRGRTPEEMGRLIAEGARHAGVESLREHDDELGCLVSLTGQAGDGDVVGLMTHQDRAAVDRWLLEHGATRDDPTTLRAKVRAAAGTTTPPDPA; encoded by the coding sequence GTGCCCCCGTCCGCGCTCGTCGAGGTGCGGCTGCTGGTCGGCCCCAACCTCTACTTCCCCCGCCCGGCCGCCAAGCTGACGCTGGACGTCAGCCACCTGCTGGGGCTCGGGGTGGACGACGCGCGCGCGGTGGCCGCCGCCCTGGGGCTGCCGGGGTCGCGGCCCGGGCCGCCCCGCTCGTCGTTCCGGCAGCGCTCCGTCGCCCGCTGGGTGGCGCGGCTGGTGCGCCGGCTGGCGGCCGAGGCCGGGGTCTCCCGGCTCGCCGTCCGGTCGCGGCCCGGCACGGTGACCGAGGAGCTCGTGGTGGCCTACCCCTGGCGCAGCTCCGGGCGCGCCGAGGCGCTCGGCGGGGCGGTGGCCGCCGTCCTCGACGCCCTCGCGGACGGCACCGACCCCGGGCAGCTCGACCCGGTGCTGGCCCGGGCCGGTGCCGCGGTCCGCGACGCCCCCCGGGGGCGCGGGCCCGCGCTGCTGCGCCCGCAGGTGCCCGTCGTCGCGGTCACCGGGACCAACGGCAAGACCACGACGTCACGGATGATCGGCCACGTCGCCCAGCGGGCCGGCTGGTCGGTCGGCTGGTCCAGCACCGACGGGGTCTACCTCGACGGCGTGCTGGTGGAGGCCGGGGACTTCTCCGGCCCCAGCGGAGCCGGCCAGGTGCTGCGGCACCCCGGCGTGCAGCTGGCCGTCACCGAGACCGCCCGGGGCGGCATCCTGCGCCGCGGCGTCGGCGTCGCCTGGAATGACGTCTCCGTGGTCACCAACATCAGCGCCGACCACCTCGGCGTGGACGGGATCGACACGCTCGACCAGCTGGCCGAGGTCAAGGCCGTCATCACCAAGATCACGCGGCCGGGCGGCTGGTGCGTGCTCAACGCCGACGACCCTCGCACCTTCGCCATGCGCACCGGCACCCGCGCCGGGGTCTGGGTCTTCAGCCGCGACCCCGACTCGCCCTCGGGACGCGCCGTGCTCGACGCCGGCGGCCGGGTGACCACCGTGCTCGACGGCTGGGTGGCGGTGCTGCGGCCGAGTGCGGACCCGCTGGCCGTCGTCGAGGTCGCCGACGTGCCGATGACGCTGGCCGGGCTCAGCCGGGTCAACGTCGAGAACGCGCTGGCCGTCGCCTCCGCCACCCTGGCGCTGGGCTTCACCCCCGAGCAGGTCGCCGACGGCCTGCGCTCGTTCCGCCCGGGCGAGGACAACCCGGGCCGGATGAACCTGTGGACCCTGCCGCGGCCGGCCGGCGGGTCCGCGACGGTGGTCGTCGACCTCGCTCACAACGAGGCCGGGCTGGAGGCGCTGCTGGAGATCATGGCCGGTGTCGCCCGGCCGGGGGCCCGGCTGCTGCTCGGCGTCGGCACGGCCGGGGACCGGGGCGACGACATCCTGGTCCGGCTGGGCGAGATCGCCGCCGTCGGCGCCGACGTCGTCGAGGTCGCCCGGAAGAGCGAGTACCTCCGCGGCCGGACGCCGGAGGAGATGGGGCGGCTGATCGCCGAGGGCGCCCGGCACGCCGGGGTGGAGTCGCTCCGCGAGCACGACGACGAGCTCGGCTGCCTGGTCTCGCTGACCGGCCAGGCCGGTGACGGGGACGTGGTGGGGCTGATGACGCACCAGGACCGCGCGGCCGTCGACCGCTGGCTGCTCGAGCACGGCGCCACCCGCGACGACCCCACGACCCTGCGGGCCAAGGTGCGCGCGGCCGCGGGGACGACGACGCCCCCGGACCCGGCCTAG
- a CDS encoding YihY/virulence factor BrkB family protein yields MTPGATQTSTQADGVPGGTAEKPTEVPAKGWVQIAKRGWAEAKADNVPLLAAGMAYYAFLAIFPALIAAVLLYALFADPATIAEQVNNLGSALPAEIRQTITDQITLAEGRGAGWGAVVAIALALFSASGGVGNMMTAINTAYDEDETRGFVKKRAIALALTLGAIVFLLVVVALVAVLPGVLQVLGTSTLVTVGIQVVRWALIVVVIAVALAVLYRVAPDRDAPKIRWTSVGAIIATVLWIVASVGLSLYVSNFGSYAKTYGALAGIVILLLWLFITSYAILLGAEINAESEQQTAADTTKGPAQPMGERDAVKADTQAGDPDPAASSGGAR; encoded by the coding sequence ATGACTCCAGGCGCCACCCAGACCTCCACCCAGGCCGACGGCGTCCCCGGCGGCACCGCTGAGAAGCCGACCGAGGTCCCCGCCAAGGGCTGGGTCCAGATCGCCAAGCGCGGCTGGGCCGAGGCCAAGGCCGACAACGTGCCGCTGCTCGCCGCGGGCATGGCCTACTACGCCTTCCTCGCGATCTTCCCCGCGCTGATCGCCGCCGTGCTGCTGTACGCGCTCTTCGCCGACCCGGCCACCATCGCCGAGCAGGTCAACAACCTCGGCTCGGCGCTGCCGGCCGAGATCCGCCAGACGATCACCGACCAGATCACCCTGGCCGAGGGCCGGGGCGCGGGCTGGGGTGCCGTCGTCGCCATCGCGCTCGCCCTCTTCAGCGCCTCCGGCGGGGTCGGCAACATGATGACGGCCATCAACACCGCCTACGACGAGGACGAGACCCGCGGCTTCGTCAAGAAGCGGGCCATCGCCCTCGCGCTGACCCTCGGCGCCATCGTGTTCCTGCTCGTCGTCGTCGCCCTCGTCGCGGTGCTCCCCGGCGTCCTGCAGGTGCTGGGCACCAGCACGCTGGTGACGGTCGGCATCCAGGTGGTCCGCTGGGCGCTCATCGTCGTGGTCATCGCCGTCGCCCTCGCCGTGCTGTACCGCGTCGCCCCGGACCGCGACGCCCCGAAGATCCGCTGGACCTCGGTCGGCGCGATCATCGCCACCGTGCTGTGGATCGTCGCCTCGGTCGGGCTGTCCCTCTACGTCTCCAACTTCGGCAGCTACGCCAAGACCTACGGCGCCCTCGCGGGCATCGTGATCCTGCTGCTGTGGCTGTTCATCACGTCCTACGCGATCCTGCTCGGCGCCGAGATCAACGCCGAGTCCGAGCAGCAGACCGCGGCCGACACCACGAAGGGCCCGGCCCAGCCGATGGGGGAGCGCGACGCCGTCAAGGCCGACACCCAGGCCGGCGACCCGGACCCCGCAGCGAGCTCGGGAGGAGCACGTTGA
- a CDS encoding phage holin family protein, with translation MSTTPNDPTPTGAGASALDTPAGAAAPADRSVGELVSSLSTDLSRLVRDEMRLAQAEVTTKAKKAGIGVGAFGAAGVLALYAVGVLLAAAVLGLSTVLPGWLAALIVGVVVLLVAGVAALVGRKKVQEAAPPVPTRAVESVKTDVQEIKESVKR, from the coding sequence ATGAGCACCACCCCGAACGACCCGACGCCGACCGGCGCCGGGGCCAGCGCGCTGGACACCCCGGCCGGCGCCGCCGCCCCGGCCGACCGCTCCGTCGGCGAGCTCGTCAGCTCGCTGTCCACCGACCTCAGCCGGCTCGTCCGCGACGAGATGCGCCTCGCGCAGGCCGAGGTCACCACCAAGGCCAAGAAGGCCGGCATCGGCGTGGGTGCCTTCGGCGCCGCCGGCGTGCTGGCCCTGTACGCCGTCGGCGTGCTGCTGGCCGCCGCCGTCCTCGGGCTGAGCACGGTCCTGCCGGGCTGGCTCGCGGCGCTGATCGTGGGCGTCGTCGTGCTGCTCGTGGCCGGCGTCGCGGCCCTGGTGGGCCGCAAGAAGGTCCAGGAGGCGGCGCCGCCGGTGCCGACCCGGGCGGTCGAGAGCGTCAAGACCGACGTGCAGGAGATCAAGGAGAGCGTGAAGCGATGA
- a CDS encoding DUF3618 domain-containing protein, with translation MSEPTQTGPGPDATPEEIEADIAATRARLADNVDALADKVDVKGRAQDKVEDVKVAAQARAEEGREKVAAGTREVTERYQGLPRPAQIALAVAPVVLLVVLVVRKIRS, from the coding sequence ATGAGCGAGCCCACCCAGACCGGACCCGGTCCCGACGCCACCCCCGAGGAGATCGAGGCCGACATCGCCGCGACCCGCGCCCGGCTCGCCGACAACGTCGACGCCCTGGCCGACAAGGTCGACGTCAAGGGCCGCGCCCAGGACAAGGTCGAGGACGTCAAGGTCGCCGCCCAGGCGCGCGCCGAGGAGGGCCGGGAGAAGGTCGCCGCCGGCACCCGCGAGGTCACCGAGCGCTACCAGGGCCTGCCCCGGCCCGCCCAGATCGCCCTCGCGGTCGCCCCGGTCGTCCTGCTGGTCGTCCTGGTCGTCCGTAAGATCCGTTCCTGA
- a CDS encoding DUF4235 domain-containing protein, producing the protein MPSKSAQLAYRPVGLLASLAAGSLAGAIFKQIWKRVAHEDDAPDALQSEYTFGKVLLAAAIQGAIFAVVKAAIDRGGARGFEKLTGSWPGN; encoded by the coding sequence ATGCCCTCCAAGTCCGCCCAGCTCGCCTACCGCCCGGTGGGGCTGCTGGCCAGCCTCGCCGCCGGCTCCCTCGCCGGCGCGATCTTCAAGCAGATCTGGAAGCGGGTGGCGCACGAGGACGACGCGCCCGACGCCCTCCAGTCGGAGTACACCTTCGGCAAGGTGCTGCTGGCCGCCGCCATCCAGGGCGCCATCTTCGCCGTCGTCAAGGCCGCCATCGACCGCGGCGGCGCCCGCGGGTTCGAGAAGCTGACGGGATCCTGGCCCGGGAACTGA
- the cphA gene encoding cyanophycin synthetase has translation MTSEPGPTSPSPRPDLRILSSRVYRGPNVWHYEPAIQLVVDLGVLEDFPTNLLPGFADGLVERLPGLASHSCSRGRRGGFVERLHEGTWVGHVAEHVALQLQQSVGHDMRRGKTRQVRGERGRYNVIYAYADENVGLAAGELAVRLVNDLVEHDPEFDFEAELEHFIVRGERTAFGPSTQAIVDEAVSRDIPWLRLNTSSLVQLGQGVHQQRIRATMTSKTSSIAVDIAGNKELTLTLLGSAGLPVPRSQSVRTVDEAVRLAERTGYPVVLKPLDGNHGRGVMLDLADADAVRAAFPTAKEESRGGWVIVESYITGRDYRCLVIGGRIAAIAERVPAHVVGDGTATVAELVERTNADPRRGVGHEKVLTRIKVDDAAVALVTEQGLAMDDVPPAGTTVKLTLTGNMSTGGISIDRTFEAHPENIEIAEEAARVVGLDIAGIDFIAPDITQPVRETGGAICEVNAAPGFRMHTHPTVGDPQYVAKPVVDMLFPPGTPSRIPIVAVTGTNGKTTTSRMIAHIFKGIGKKVGMTSTDGVVVDERLIIRADASGPRSAKMVLQNPRVDFAVFEVARGGILREGLGYERNDVGVVLNVQPDHLGLRGIDTVEQLADVKAVVVEAVPRSGFAVLNADDPLVRAMRRKCSGRVVWFTMAEPGSEIRESVDDQCRRGGRAVVLEHSDLGDMIVVKEGRRAMQLAWTHLLPSTFGGRATMNVQNAMAAAAAAFAAGASLHDIRQGLRSFSTNYYLSPGRLNEVPVEGRTVIVDYCHNAPGMTMLGDFVDKTADQLAGASDLGKVQRIGVIATAGDRRDDDMRELGAIAARHFDVVVVREDAQLRGRARGEVAALVAEGVRTAMDAGARCRQLETVLDEIEATRHAIARSNPGDLIVICVDQHAVVMAELESYGRQAQPGARGDGEPASGVARVGDPDFSPAATTVEPEETLTLP, from the coding sequence GTGACGTCCGAGCCCGGGCCCACCAGCCCGTCCCCGCGTCCGGACCTGCGGATCCTGTCCAGCCGCGTCTACCGCGGCCCCAACGTCTGGCACTACGAGCCGGCGATCCAGCTGGTCGTCGACCTCGGCGTGCTGGAGGACTTCCCGACGAACCTGCTGCCCGGCTTCGCCGACGGCCTGGTCGAGCGGCTGCCAGGGCTGGCCTCGCACAGCTGCAGCCGCGGCCGCCGCGGCGGCTTCGTCGAGCGCCTGCACGAGGGCACCTGGGTCGGCCACGTCGCCGAGCACGTCGCCCTGCAGCTGCAGCAGTCGGTCGGCCACGACATGCGGCGCGGCAAGACCCGCCAGGTCCGCGGCGAGCGCGGGCGCTACAACGTCATCTACGCCTACGCCGACGAGAACGTCGGCCTGGCGGCGGGCGAGCTGGCCGTCCGGCTGGTCAACGACCTCGTCGAGCACGACCCGGAGTTCGACTTCGAGGCCGAGCTGGAGCACTTCATCGTCCGCGGCGAGCGGACGGCCTTCGGGCCCTCCACCCAGGCGATCGTCGACGAGGCGGTGAGCCGGGACATCCCGTGGCTGCGGCTCAACACGTCCTCGCTGGTGCAGCTGGGCCAGGGCGTCCACCAGCAGCGGATCCGCGCCACCATGACGTCGAAGACCTCCTCGATCGCCGTCGACATCGCCGGCAACAAGGAGCTGACGCTCACCCTGCTGGGCTCGGCGGGCCTGCCGGTCCCCCGTTCGCAGTCGGTGCGCACCGTCGACGAGGCGGTCCGGCTGGCCGAGCGGACGGGCTACCCCGTCGTCCTCAAGCCGCTGGACGGCAACCACGGCCGCGGCGTGATGCTGGACCTGGCCGACGCCGACGCCGTCCGCGCCGCCTTCCCCACGGCGAAGGAGGAGTCGCGCGGCGGTTGGGTGATCGTCGAGAGCTACATCACCGGGCGGGACTACCGCTGCCTGGTCATCGGCGGCCGCATCGCGGCCATCGCCGAGCGGGTGCCGGCGCACGTCGTCGGCGACGGCACGGCCACGGTGGCCGAGCTCGTCGAGCGGACGAACGCCGACCCGCGCCGCGGCGTCGGCCACGAGAAGGTGCTGACCCGGATCAAGGTCGACGACGCCGCGGTGGCGCTGGTGACCGAGCAGGGCCTGGCGATGGACGACGTGCCGCCCGCCGGGACCACCGTCAAGCTGACGCTGACCGGCAACATGTCGACCGGCGGGATCTCCATCGACCGCACCTTCGAGGCGCACCCGGAGAACATCGAGATCGCCGAGGAGGCCGCCCGCGTCGTCGGCCTGGACATCGCCGGCATCGACTTCATCGCCCCCGACATCACCCAGCCGGTCCGCGAGACCGGCGGGGCGATCTGCGAGGTCAACGCCGCCCCGGGCTTCCGCATGCACACCCACCCGACCGTGGGCGACCCGCAGTACGTGGCCAAGCCCGTCGTCGACATGCTCTTCCCGCCGGGCACCCCCAGCCGCATCCCGATCGTCGCGGTGACCGGCACGAACGGCAAGACGACGACCTCGCGGATGATCGCGCACATCTTCAAGGGCATCGGCAAGAAGGTCGGGATGACCTCGACCGACGGCGTCGTCGTCGACGAGCGGCTGATCATCCGGGCCGACGCCTCGGGGCCGCGCTCGGCCAAGATGGTGCTGCAGAACCCCCGCGTGGACTTCGCCGTCTTCGAGGTCGCCCGCGGCGGCATCCTGCGCGAGGGCCTGGGCTACGAGCGCAACGACGTCGGCGTCGTCCTCAACGTGCAGCCGGACCACCTGGGCCTGCGCGGCATCGACACGGTCGAGCAGCTGGCCGACGTCAAGGCCGTCGTCGTGGAGGCGGTGCCCCGCAGCGGTTTCGCGGTCCTCAACGCCGACGACCCGCTGGTCCGGGCGATGCGCCGCAAGTGCTCGGGCCGGGTGGTGTGGTTCACCATGGCCGAGCCGGGCAGCGAGATCCGCGAGTCGGTCGACGACCAGTGCCGCCGCGGCGGCCGCGCCGTCGTCCTCGAGCACAGCGACCTCGGCGACATGATCGTGGTCAAGGAGGGGCGCCGGGCCATGCAGCTGGCCTGGACGCACCTGCTGCCCTCGACGTTCGGGGGCCGGGCCACCATGAACGTCCAGAACGCCATGGCCGCGGCCGCCGCGGCCTTCGCCGCCGGCGCGTCGCTGCACGACATCCGCCAGGGCCTGCGCTCGTTCTCGACGAACTACTACCTCTCCCCGGGCCGCCTCAACGAGGTGCCGGTGGAGGGCCGCACGGTGATCGTCGACTACTGCCACAACGCGCCGGGCATGACCATGCTCGGGGACTTCGTCGACAAGACCGCCGACCAGCTGGCCGGCGCCAGCGACCTCGGCAAGGTCCAGCGGATCGGCGTCATCGCCACCGCCGGCGACCGCCGCGACGACGACATGCGCGAGCTCGGCGCCATCGCCGCCCGGCACTTCGACGTCGTCGTGGTCCGCGAGGACGCCCAGCTGCGGGGCCGCGCCCGCGGCGAGGTGGCCGCGCTGGTGGCCGAGGGCGTGCGCACGGCCATGGACGCCGGCGCCCGCTGCCGGCAGCTGGAGACGGTGCTGGACGAGATCGAGGCCACCCGGCACGCCATCGCCCGCTCCAACCCCGGCGACCTGATCGTCATCTGCGTCGACCAGCACGCCGTGGTGATGGCCGAGCTGGAGTCCTACGGCCGCCAGGCCCAGCCCGGCGCCCGGGGCGACGGCGAGCCCGCCTCCGGCGTCGCCCGGGTCGGCGACCCGGACTTCTCCCCGGCCGCCACCACGGTCGAGCCCGAGGAGACGCTCACCCTCCCCTGA
- a CDS encoding cyanophycinase has translation MPDPSPTSVGTLFAIGGAEAKLRRRTVLRAFVAAAGGADARIAVVPTASSLGPEVIEVYRAVFASLGAGEVVALRPESRAEAQDPAVAAPLADVTGVFMTGGNQLKLSAFITGTVFGDAVVAAHQRGAVVGGTSAGASILAEHMIAFGGAGSTPRQRMSQLSVGLGLLRGAVVDQHFAQRNRYGRLLSLVAQSPSLLGIGVDEDTAAVVSDGTRLEVVGRGAVTLVDGRHLVSNAYTAQPTAPLLVSGAALHVLPAGSSFDLTTRTLIGHHTAVADVEVQETRAAEADLRQLAVEIAAEGVSPTNYRRHVRRGQA, from the coding sequence ATGCCGGACCCGTCCCCCACCTCCGTCGGCACCCTCTTCGCGATCGGCGGCGCCGAGGCGAAGCTGCGCCGCCGCACGGTCCTCCGCGCCTTCGTGGCCGCGGCCGGCGGGGCCGACGCCCGGATCGCCGTCGTCCCCACCGCCTCCTCGCTGGGCCCCGAGGTGATCGAGGTGTACCGCGCCGTGTTCGCCTCGCTCGGCGCCGGCGAGGTGGTGGCGCTGCGCCCCGAGAGCCGGGCCGAGGCCCAGGACCCCGCCGTCGCCGCCCCGCTGGCCGACGTCACGGGCGTCTTCATGACCGGCGGCAACCAGCTGAAGCTGAGCGCCTTCATCACCGGCACCGTCTTCGGCGACGCGGTGGTGGCGGCGCACCAGCGGGGCGCGGTCGTCGGCGGCACCTCGGCCGGGGCCAGCATCCTGGCCGAGCACATGATCGCCTTCGGCGGCGCCGGCTCCACCCCGCGGCAGCGGATGAGCCAGCTCTCGGTGGGCCTCGGGCTGCTCCGCGGGGCCGTCGTCGACCAGCACTTCGCCCAGCGCAACCGCTACGGCCGCCTCCTCAGCCTCGTCGCCCAGTCCCCCTCGCTGCTGGGCATCGGCGTGGACGAGGACACCGCCGCCGTGGTCAGCGACGGCACCCGGCTGGAGGTGGTCGGCCGCGGCGCGGTCACCCTGGTCGACGGCCGGCACCTGGTCTCCAACGCCTACACCGCGCAGCCGACGGCCCCGCTGCTCGTCTCCGGGGCGGCGCTGCACGTGCTGCCCGCCGGCAGCAGCTTCGACCTCACCACCCGTACGCTCATCGGCCACCACACCGCCGTGGCCGACGTCGAGGTGCAGGAGACGCGGGCCGCCGAGGCGGACCTGCGGCAGCTGGCCGTCGAGATCGCGGCCGAGGGCGTCTCGCCGACGAACTACCGCCGGCACGTGCGGCGCGGGCAGGCCTAG
- a CDS encoding ABC transporter ATP-binding protein, which produces MSAVVDLAGVSIVRGGATLLDDVDWTVDEADRWVVIGPNGAGKTTLLQVLAAQIHPSSGVAGLLGEVLGTVDVFELRPRIGITSAVLAERVPRGERVHDVVVSASYAVVGRWREEYDALDHERADELLASLHIDQLADRTFGTLSEGERKRVQIARALMTDPELLLLDEPAAGLDLTGRESLVRTLSELATDPHAPASVLVTHHVEEIPVGITHALLLKHGRVVAAGPLRETLTAENLTATFDLPLALTETDGRWAARAV; this is translated from the coding sequence ATGTCAGCAGTCGTGGACCTCGCCGGCGTCAGCATCGTCCGCGGGGGCGCGACGCTGCTGGACGACGTGGACTGGACCGTGGACGAGGCCGACCGCTGGGTGGTCATCGGTCCCAACGGGGCCGGCAAGACGACGTTGCTCCAGGTGCTCGCCGCCCAGATCCACCCCTCCAGCGGCGTCGCCGGGCTGCTCGGGGAGGTGCTGGGCACCGTCGACGTCTTCGAGCTGCGGCCGCGCATCGGGATCACCTCGGCCGTCCTGGCCGAGCGGGTGCCGCGCGGGGAGCGGGTGCACGACGTCGTCGTCTCGGCCTCCTACGCCGTGGTGGGCCGCTGGCGCGAGGAGTACGACGCCCTCGACCACGAGCGCGCCGACGAGCTGCTGGCCTCCCTGCACATCGACCAGCTCGCCGACCGCACCTTCGGCACCCTCAGCGAGGGCGAGCGCAAGCGCGTCCAGATCGCCCGCGCGCTGATGACCGACCCCGAGCTGCTGCTGCTCGACGAGCCGGCCGCCGGGCTGGACCTCACCGGCCGGGAGTCGCTGGTGCGCACGCTCAGCGAGCTGGCCACCGACCCGCACGCGCCCGCCTCGGTGCTGGTCACCCACCACGTCGAGGAGATCCCCGTCGGCATCACCCACGCACTGCTCCTGAAGCACGGGCGGGTGGTCGCCGCGGGCCCGCTGCGCGAGACGCTGACCGCGGAGAACCTCACCGCGACGTTCGACCTGCCGCTGGCCCTCACCGAGACCGACGGACGCTGGGCCGCCCGTGCCGTCTAG
- a CDS encoding NfeD family protein has protein sequence MEVNLTDWLGDHAWAIWLSLAFLLAVAEIVSLDLVLIMLAVGALAGAGVAVAAPDLWWLQVLVASGVSVGMLALLRPTLIDRVRSMPGYRSSTAKMVGSSGVAVSQIDRAGGEIKVDGQSWSARPYASDLVIDAGTEIEVYEIDGAIAVVYPKYDALP, from the coding sequence GTGGAGGTGAACTTGACCGACTGGCTGGGTGACCACGCCTGGGCGATCTGGCTGAGCCTCGCGTTCCTGCTGGCCGTGGCCGAGATCGTCTCGCTGGACCTCGTGCTGATCATGCTCGCGGTCGGCGCCCTCGCGGGCGCCGGCGTCGCGGTGGCCGCGCCCGACCTCTGGTGGCTGCAGGTCCTCGTCGCCTCCGGCGTCAGCGTGGGGATGCTGGCGCTGCTGCGCCCGACCCTCATCGACCGGGTCCGGAGCATGCCCGGCTACCGCTCCTCGACGGCCAAGATGGTCGGCAGCTCCGGCGTCGCCGTGTCCCAGATCGACCGCGCGGGCGGGGAGATCAAGGTGGACGGGCAGAGCTGGTCGGCCCGCCCCTACGCCTCCGACCTCGTCATCGACGCGGGCACCGAGATCGAGGTCTACGAGATCGACGGGGCCATCGCCGTCGTCTACCCCAAGTACGACGCCCTGCCCTGA
- a CDS encoding SPFH domain-containing protein, producing MDPTTLIVSLVIALAAIFILANSIKIIRQQRVGVVERLGKFNRTLESGPHLLVPVLDKVRINLDMRETVVPFPPQGVITEDNLMVSIDSVIYFQVIDPVRAAYEAQDYIKAIEQLTMTTLRNIIGGLDLEQTLTSREEINQKLRLVLDEATGKWGIKVNRVELRAIEPPATIRDAMEKGARAERDKRASILIAEGQRQSQILAAGGEKESAILRAQGDREAAVLRAQADRQAQMLRAEGEAQAISTVFGAIHAGQPDQALLAYQYMQMLPNLAKGDANKVWIVPSELNDALKGLGSAVGEITSGIPASAKGEFSAPPKIDVQAEISKQNAAEAAASERTMQEAIAAAQQLEKGSAAGKPALSTRPEAIEAATSGFEKPAAEDSVPAGPEPELR from the coding sequence GTGGACCCCACGACCCTGATCGTCAGCCTCGTCATCGCGCTGGCGGCGATCTTCATCCTCGCCAACTCGATCAAGATCATCCGCCAGCAGCGGGTGGGCGTGGTCGAGCGGCTGGGCAAGTTCAACCGCACCCTGGAGTCCGGTCCGCACCTGCTGGTGCCGGTGCTCGACAAGGTGCGCATCAACCTCGACATGCGCGAGACCGTCGTCCCGTTCCCGCCGCAGGGCGTGATCACCGAGGACAACCTGATGGTGAGCATCGACTCGGTCATCTACTTCCAGGTGATCGACCCGGTCCGCGCCGCCTACGAGGCGCAGGACTACATCAAGGCGATCGAGCAGCTGACCATGACCACGCTGCGCAACATCATCGGCGGGCTCGACCTCGAGCAGACCCTGACCAGCCGCGAGGAGATCAACCAGAAGCTGCGCCTCGTCCTCGACGAGGCCACCGGCAAGTGGGGGATCAAGGTCAACCGCGTCGAGCTGCGGGCCATCGAGCCGCCCGCCACCATCCGCGACGCCATGGAGAAGGGTGCCCGCGCCGAGCGCGACAAGCGCGCCTCGATCCTCATCGCCGAGGGCCAGCGCCAGTCGCAGATCCTCGCCGCCGGCGGTGAGAAGGAGTCCGCGATCCTGCGGGCCCAGGGTGACCGCGAGGCCGCCGTGCTGCGCGCGCAGGCCGACCGGCAGGCCCAGATGCTGCGGGCCGAGGGCGAGGCGCAGGCCATCAGCACCGTCTTCGGCGCGATCCACGCCGGCCAGCCCGACCAGGCGCTGCTGGCGTACCAGTACATGCAGATGCTGCCGAACCTGGCCAAGGGTGACGCCAACAAGGTCTGGATCGTGCCGAGCGAGCTGAACGACGCCCTCAAGGGCCTGGGCAGCGCTGTCGGCGAGATCACCTCCGGCATCCCGGCCAGCGCGAAGGGCGAGTTCAGCGCGCCGCCGAAGATCGACGTGCAGGCCGAGATCAGCAAGCAGAACGCGGCCGAGGCCGCCGCGTCCGAGCGGACCATGCAGGAGGCCATCGCAGCGGCCCAGCAGCTGGAGAAGGGCTCCGCCGCGGGCAAGCCGGCCCTGTCCACCCGGCCCGAGGCCATCGAGGCGGCCACCAGCGGCTTCGAGAAGCCGGCCGCCGAGGACAGCGTCCCGGCCGGGCCGGAGCCCGAGCTGCGCTAG
- a CDS encoding YbaK/EbsC family protein: protein MDSPALGTLDWRPALDRPDLLAAPVAAALADAGPGWFVAPIDADLADTAAFCATYDVPLAASANCVVVAGRRGEETTLAACLVLATDRADVNKVVRRHLDVRKISFAPMEEAVSRTGMAHGGITPVGLPADWPLLVDAGVAGAGWVVVGSGTRGGKLAVRGEDLARLPGAEVLALAVSAAG from the coding sequence GTGGACAGCCCCGCTCTCGGCACCCTCGACTGGCGCCCGGCCCTCGACCGGCCCGACCTGCTCGCCGCCCCGGTGGCCGCGGCGCTCGCGGACGCCGGGCCCGGCTGGTTCGTGGCCCCGATCGACGCCGACCTCGCCGACACCGCCGCCTTCTGCGCCACCTACGACGTACCGCTGGCCGCCTCGGCCAACTGCGTCGTCGTCGCGGGCCGGCGGGGCGAGGAGACGACGCTGGCCGCATGCCTGGTGCTGGCCACCGACCGGGCCGACGTCAACAAGGTGGTCCGCCGGCACCTCGACGTCCGCAAGATCTCCTTCGCGCCGATGGAGGAGGCGGTGAGCCGCACCGGCATGGCCCACGGCGGGATCACCCCGGTCGGCCTGCCGGCGGACTGGCCGCTGCTGGTCGACGCCGGCGTCGCCGGGGCCGGCTGGGTGGTGGTCGGCAGCGGCACCCGGGGCGGCAAGCTCGCCGTCCGCGGCGAGGACCTGGCCCGGCTGCCCGGCGCGGAGGTGCTGGCCCTGGCGGTCAGCGCAGCAGGTTGA